The Chitinophaga niabensis genome segment ACTTACATCTATACGAATGACCCGCCATCAAACCTTGCAGTGGACGACATCAGCTTTATGCCGGTGAACAGTACCTTTGATGCCAGCGTGTATGAAACGCACCGTGGATTCACCACTGCCAGCTTAGGTATGAACGGCCAGGCTACTTTCTATGTGCGGGACCGCTACAACAAAACAATAGCAGAAATAGGCCCTGGCAGCGGTGATCAGATCAGCCAGGTGACCATTCCCTATAATTCCCGGGAAGGCAGCCTGCATACTACCGGCAAAGATACTTTCGATCCTATCTTCCCTAACATGTCCCTAAACCTCAACGCACATAAAGGTGGCACCTGGGACCCTTTCGCCAATCCGAATTCAAAGGTCTTTCCTGCTAGCGGCATGGTGAATATGCAGGTGATCAACAACTGGCTCACGACTACCGGATCGCCCGCATCAGCCACTTTTGCCGGCAATATTAACCAGGAGAATATTGCATTGTATACAGAGATCTTCCCTGACAGCCTTACCGGCAATAGTGAAACAGGTTTTGCCTTTCAGCTGGATAGCCTGGCTGCAGGTAAAGACAGCATCATATCTACCAGTACGCTGAAGTTTGTACTTACACCAGGGTTGGCCAAACTATACCATGGCAACATGATCTGTAAAACACAGCCCTTGATGCATGTACCGCATTATAATACCATGATGGTCACCATTTCAAATGGCAACTTCCTGATCGCATACCTCAATGGCCGTTATATTTTTGAATGTTACTTCCCGAACGGGCGTATCAAAGCACCGGCGCAACTGATCGCTGCCAATGTGCATGTAAATTTCGACAACTTCCTTTTCCTCAACGATGTACAGGCCACACAGCAAACATTTGATGCGCTGATGCGTCCAAGGCAGCAACTGATCAGGCGCAGTGTAAATGAATTACAGGTAAAGGAAATACTGTATGGCGGCCCGCTCAACTTACCCGTAGTAGAAACGAGGGCCGGGATCATTGGCGGTAAAAATGCAGATAGCCTGGGCCTGAGTTACAAACCCAATTTTGCCAGTGGTTTTAATTATGATTCCATGACGCTGAGTAAAAAGAGTGTGCTGGGTGCGGCAGCGGGATATGAAAATCCTTTCAGCTCTTCTGTAGCTTATAGTAAAGATCCTTTAATGCAGATCACCGGCATTGGCAGTGGCGGCAATTTCACGGCAGGTAAAAAAGATGATCATTACCTGCAATTCACTTATAGCAATGCCCAAGGGAACATCTTCAACTATACACCGTCCGATCTGATCAGTATCACCCGTGTTTCCAGTGACAGTACCACCACCATCACTTACCTGAATAAAGAAGAAGTGACCTTTGCAGAAGCGCGCATCAAAGGGAGCGATACACTGAAAACACAATACGAATATGATCGTAACATGCGGCTGGTAGCCACTTACCAACCTAACTACTACAATTCCTCGTTAGCCGGCAACAGTAATTTCATCCGCACACAAGCATATGATTACACGGGCAATAGGATCAGTGAAACCTCTTCCGATGCCGGCACCAGCCAATACATCTATGATCTCTCCGGCCGGCTGCGCTTCCGCATTGATTCTGCGGGTATAGCAGCCAACCCGGATACGATCATTTACACTAAATATGATCAGCAGAACAGGGTAACAGAAGAAGGTTTCCTGCAGCAGAACTGGAACAGGAGCACCTTACAGGCCATAGCAGATACCAGCAACGCCTACCCTTCCGCCGGAAACTACTCCTGGCGAAAGAGATATACCTACGATGCTTATACCGGCGATAGCATTTACCAGGGGAAACTCACCGGCGTAGCTGTGAACTGGAATGCAGATGCCATCCCTGATATCTATGAAACCTATTGGTATGACCGTTATGGACAGGTTACAGGAAAAGGTTTAAAGGTATTGGACTTTGATACCACCACCAGGATTGTACAGTATACTTATGATCAGCAGGGCCGTACCACCGGCGTACAATTTCCCGGTACCGGTTATCCCGGGCTGGTTTATACGTACAACGGCACCGGCAATCTCACCGCCATAGGCATTCCGGGAGATACCTCTTACTACGCCACTTACGACTATGGTTACGCCACCACGGAACGGTTGAACAAGGGTACCTTCATGCGTACCTACAATTATACGGAGAACGGATGGATCAATAGTATTAACGACCAGCTCTTCAACGAAAAACTGACCTACACTTATAAGAATACTAAAGACGGCCCGCAATATTACGATGGGAAGATACAGGCACTCAGTGATTATTATAAAAGTACCAACCAGGCCATACAGGCCAGTTACAGCTATGACAATAATGGCCGGCTTGCAGTAGCCAACCTGGGAGCAAACAATCCCTGGAGCATGGGTATTAAAACACCGCTCAGTTATGATAACAATGGCAATATCCTTTCATTACAGACAGGCACTACCAATGCATTACAATTCCAGTACCAGGCCGGCACCAATAAGGTAAATACCGTTCAGGGTTTCAATCAGAATTATACTTATAACGGAAATGGCAGCATCACTTCTGCACCATATGGTGTAAATAGTATTCAATACGATCCCTTATCCGGTCTTACACTTAGTATGAAGAACAGGTCCGGAAACACTTTGTCTTTTGAATATGATGGTAAAGATCAGCGTGTATTAAAAACCGTGCAGTATGGTAATGATTCCACGCAGCAACGTTTATATGTACATGGCTTAAATGATTATCCGTTATATGAAGTAACTAAAAATACCACCACCTTTTACATTTATGGCCCCAAAGGCATGGTAGCCATGCAACAGGGCGCTAAACGGTATTTTGTGATACGGGATTATCTCAATTCAACAAGGCTGCTGATAGATACAAACAACGTTACAAAAGCTACATTCAATTATAATTCCTACGGTACCATTTCTTATTCCGCTGTAGATACCGCCCTTGTTAAAATGCCGGTAGATTACCTGTATACAGGGCAGGAATATGATGCAGAAAGTGGATTATACAATTACCGGGCAAGGTTATACGATCCCGGAAGCGGACGTTTCTTTTCAACAGATCCGGCACAACAGTACCCCAGTCCGTATGTATATGCAGGCAATAATCCTATCTCCTATACAGACCCCACAGGCGCCTGGAGTTTTTGGGGTGTGGTAGCTGTAGTGGCGGCGGTTGTAATGGTAGCGGCAATAGTGGTAGTGGCGGTAGTAGCTGCTCCTGCGTTGGTGGCGGGTACAGCCATTGCTGCCAGTTCAGTGGCTGTTATCAAAGGCGCAATATTTGTAGGCCTTGCTGCGGGGGCTGTTTTATACATGTCGAATGCGGCAAATCTGCCTGATAGCCCTCAAATCTCCGTAAACAACAACACGAACACCACAACACCCATAGCCCCCACTCCTGTAGTACCTCCGATAGACGCTACAGGCGATGGCATCACAGCGCCTTTGAATGTAACGCAGAAAGATTTTGGCGTTACCAGCAGACCCATTGCCGGCAGGTATTCCATCGTTAATCTTACAAAGGCCACGCCCTTTGTACCTGATAATTCGTCTAACAGTACAGTGGGCTGCCCCAAAGATGGCGCCGCTCCTTATGCGGTTTTCCCTTACAGGCCTATTATCGCGGCATCAGGGCAAACACCTGTCAACCCTCCATGGACGGACCTTTACGACTATACTTTATACATCAATTCCAATTTCTTTGATATCGGGGATGATCTGCATCCATACATAGCATCCTGTACGAACATCCTGGGGCTTAGCGTGAGTAATAATAACGCTATATCCAATTGGCAGACTTACCCGGCATGGGTGTCCGGCAGCCTGAGCTATTACCTGGATGCGCTGGTGATCTATAAGGATGGCGCCCCGGCCGCTAATGGCAAAAAAGCGGAGATGGTGCGTTACAAAGACCTTACGCCGGATTTCATTACACAAAATGTAGCTTTTGCAGTAGGCGGCATGTATTACATCCGCAATGGTGAAGATACCAGCAAAGTATTCGGGGACATTGTGAGCAGAACGTCTCCCAAAGGGCGTACTGCAGTAGGCATTGATGATTCCGGCACACATCTCCTTGTACTGGAAGTGGACAGCAAACTACCTGGCACTAGTGAAGGCGTTACGTTTGCAGACATGGTGAACTTCTTTACCAGCCGCGGATACAATAATGTAATGAACCTGGATGGCGATGGCTCCAGCGCATTTTACTACAAGAAAAACGCTAACATCATTTCCAGTTTACCCATGGACACATATGGCGGAACTATCCGCCTGCACCGCCCGATCCCTAATTTCCTTGGTTTCAAATAAATAAGATACCTCATGCAACAAACAGGCAATTCCTTCACAATAGAAGTGAAGTTCTATAACAGTCCAAATATTATCACCTACAACATTCCATGGTCTCCCGGCCTGTATATACAGAGCGCCATGGAAGCCTGCTATAATACCACACCGGGGCCCGGTACTCCGCCATTCACATTTCAGATCCAATACTACGGCACCTACGATAAAAAATTCATTGGCTACATGGTGGTAGCAGTGAATGGTACTTTCCGTGCAGCCGGTTACATATGGTATGTGTACCTGAACAATGTAAAAACCAATAACAGCCTGAATGCCATACCACTGAACCCCGGAGACGTGATTGAATTCAAATTTGAAACATACGCAGCAGCAGCAGCTTCAGCTCCCGGTTCATTCTATCATACTTTCCTTCAGGCAGAAAAAGCACTTCTTTCATTATAAACAATAACACATGGCCAAACCTACCAACGTTTTTGTACGCGATTACCTTACCGATAACGGAGATATACCTAATTACGGCGGGTTGAACCTCAGTCCGGATATCATTCCCCAACTGTCTCCTGCCGATCCTTCCAAAGTACAGCAATTATATGGCCTGCCTACCTATGGCCAGGATATTGCCACACAGGAAAAGATCAATATAGAAGCAGGGCAAAGTAATTACATTTACATGCGGGCCAAAAATCCCACCAGTGCTTCCCTAACTGTTCAATTATCATTATACTGGTCTTCCGGCGGCACGTTGCAAATACCTTCCCAATGGATCAATCAGCAGATAGGCCAAAGCCAGCAGATCACCATACCTGCTACCAGCGTGAGGGCCGCACCGGAACCTTTCATCTGGACGCCTTTGCAATTACCGGACCTTGGCCACTACTGCCTCATTGCACAGGTTACCTGGAATGGATTCAACGGTATTACCAAATCCACTACCTTTCCCAACCTGGCGGCCTGGTGGATGTATTGCAGGAACAACAACACCATTGCACAAAGGAATATGGAAATGGTGAATGTAAAACCCAACAACCGTGTGGAATGGAACCTGGATCTCCTCAACCCTGATCCCAATCCATTGCTGCATACCGTTATGGCAGTATGTAATGTTCCGGAGGGATCTACTGTAGCTTTGTACTGCAGCGCACCGCAATTAAATCCGCCTATCAGTACAGGGCCGGTAACCATCCTTGGCACCGATAATAATCAGAATGTGATTGCCTCCACCATGTTCCCTGCTAATTTCCAGGGCACGCTGCAGCTCATTTTCCAGCCACCCGGTAATGCACAACCTGGGTTGTACAGTATCGTAGCACAACAATACGCAGCCAGCAGCAGCGGCAAATATGAATTCCTGGGTTCTTACACTTTCGAGATCACCATCAGCCTGAGTGATGATGAGCGTAAGATACGGATCGTGGAACACCAGCATCAGCTCCTGAATAAATTATTGTCCTGATGGCAAACACAATAAGCCTGGCCGTACAGGGAGGGGCCACTATCAATAATATTCCCTGGACAAGCGGCATGAATGTACAGCAGGCAATGGAAGCTGCTTACAATACTTTTGTGAACCCGCCCATGCTGCCCAGGCTTTCTTACTGGGTGGAATACTTCGGCGCTTCGCTGGGATACTTTGTAAGCATGATGGACGGCACTACCCGGATGGGCAACAAATACTGGATGCTGTATGTGAACAATGTGCTGGCAACCGGGGGAATAGATGCCACCATCTTAAATGACGGAGATGCCGTATCTTTTAAATACCAGGCATATTCCCCGGAGTTACATGGGCATACCCTGATGGCACAGGTACATGCGCTGAAAACGAAATAAACCCCGGGAACAGGCTGCCCCCTTTTTTGTTATATTGAGGTATGCAGATCCTCTGGAAATACTTCTCGCAACAGAAATGGTGGGTGGCCCTAGCCCTCCTGCTGGCAGCCATTGCACAATTGCTCAGCCTCATAGATCCCATCATCTTTGGGAAGATCATAGACAATTACGCCAGCAATCCGGATAACCTTCCGCAAAAGGAAATGATAGACGGTGTGTTGTACCTGCTGGCTATAGCCATAGGCGTTGCAGTAGCCGCCATCCTCACCAAAGCCCTGCAGGAATATTTCACCCGCCTGGCTGTACAGCGTTTTGGCATGCAGATCTTTAACGACGGGCTGAAGCAAACCCTCCGGCTTTCATTCCAGGAATTTGAAGAACAACGTAGCGGGGAAACATTGTCCGTACTGCAAAAGGTAAAAACAGATACAGAGAAGTTCGTCAACTCCTTCATCAATATCCTCTTCTCATCCATAGTAGGCATGGGTTTCCTGATCTGGTATTCCATCACCAAGAACTGGTTGCTGGTACCGGTATTTGTTGTTGGCATTGCTGTATTGGGTTCCTTAACCGGGCTGTTAAGCAAAAAGATCAAAACAGTACAGCGCTCCATCAATAAAGAAACCAACGAAATGTCCGGCGTGATCACAGAATCACTAAGGAATATAGAGCTGGTAAAAAGCCTGGGCCTCACCTTTCCTGAGGTGCGCAGGCTGAAGGTGCAGACACAGAAGATCTATGACCTGGAAATGATGAAAACAAAACGGGTGCGCACGCTCTCTTTCCTCCAGGGCATTACACTCAACCTGCTGAAGCAATCCATCTTATTCATCCTGCTCTGGCTCATTTTTCGCCATATACTCAGTACCGGGGAACTGATCAGCATGCAGTTCATTTCCACTGCTATCTTCGGGCCCTTGCAGGACCTTGGGAATATCATCCTCAATTACAGGGAGGTAGAGGCTTCCATCAATAACTTCGATCAGCTGATGCACCGGCCTGTGGAACGTAGACCAGATGCCCCTGTAGAAATAGGCCCCTTGCAAAGCATCCGTTTTGATAAAGTAGTGTTCAAACATAAAACAGCCAAAACAAATGCTATAGACGAAGTATCCTTTGATCTCCGGCTCGGGGAAACCATTGCTTTCGTGGGGCCCTCCGGTTCAGGGAAATCCACGCTTGTTAAATTACTGGTAGGGCTTTACCGACCTGTAGGCGGAGAGATCCTGTTCAACGGGATCCCCTCTTCAGAAATACGCTACAATGTACTGCGCAGGCAGATCGGCTTTGTTACGCAGGATACCCAGCTCTTTGCCGGTACCATCAAAGAGAACCTGTTGTTTGTAAAATCAGATGCCACAGATGAGGAAATAACCGATGCACTTAATAAAGCAGCCTGCACCGCTTTATTAACCCGTTCTGAAAAGGGCATCAACACCATGTTAGGAGAAAGCGGCATGAAATTATCCGGTGGTGAAAAACAACGGATCTCCATAGCGCGTGCCTTGTTACGGAACCCAAGGCTGCTCATCTTTGATGAAGCCACTTCCGCATTGGATTCTTTAACAGAAGAAGATATCACCAATACCATACGGGATGTTTCCCTGCGGAAAGAACAGATCACCATCCTGATAGCCCACCGCCTGTCTACCATCATGCACGCAGATGTGATCTATGTACTGGAGAAAGGGAAAGTTTCAGAGACCGGATCTCATGATGAACTGTTACAGCAGAAAGGGCTATACTACGCCATGTGGCGGCAGCAGGTGGGTGAAAAGAGAAGCACCTGATCTTAAATGGAGGTCGATTTTCTTTTCATCAGCAATGATTTTAAAATAACATGTTTATCTTTTGAAGCAGACTTGCTTTTTTTATTGATGATGTTCAATAATTCTTTTGCGGCGGCCTCCCCCATATCAAAGGCAGGCTGTGTGATGGTTGTTAAAGAGGGATTCAGGAGAGAAGCCGTCTGCAGGTTAGAGAAGCTGATGATCTTTATATCACGCGGGATCCGCAGGTTGATCTTCTCGCAGACCCTGTAACAGATAACCGCCAGTTTTTCCACAGAAGCAAAGATCCCGTCAGGTCTTTCCTCTACCAGCATCTTCTCGATGGTCTCAAAGGTTTCCTCATTTTCATTACTGCATTCAACGATCAGCGGGTGCTGCTGGGTAGAACCCTGCAACGCATCCAGGTAACCATTCATCCGGATCTTTCCGATGGAAATATTCTTATGCACCTGCAGGTAAGCAATCTTTTTACAGCCTGCGTCTATCAGGTGGCGGGTAGCAGTTACAGCACTTTCATAATTATCCGAAGTAACTTTAACACTGTCCAGGTTATCACTCACCCGGTCAAAAAGCACCAGCGGGATGCCATTTTTGGTAAGTTCCAGTAAATGGCTATTGTCGTTGTTTTCCCGGGACATGGATAATAATACCCCGTCCACTCTCCCATTCGCCAGTGTATTGATAAAGGATACTTCCAGTTCATAATCACCGTGCGTGAAATAAAAGAGTAAGTAATAACCCTGTTCCTGGGTTACTTTTTCTATACCGCCAATTACAAGAGAAAAAAAATCATTCACCATTTCAGGAATAACCACAGCAATAGTCTTTGTTTTTTGCCCCCTCAGGCCACTCGCATTGGGATTAGGTTGGTAATTTAATTGTTTCGCTAAGGCAAATACCTTCTTTTTAGTGTCGGCGCTAATTTCATAACTGTCCCTCAATGCACGTGATACTGTAGAAATGGATAAGTTTAACTCCTTGGCCAGTTGTTTGATATTAACTTTACTCATGATTTGAATCCACCTATTAATATAAAACTATTAGTTGGAACTACCAATTACGATGCCCCCTTTTCACGGAAACGTTTCCGTAAATAAATCCGCAAATTTACAAAAAGCCTGATTCTTTTTTATAACATTACACCTGCGCGTCAATGTTGTCCACGTTACAAGCAAACCAAAACTATAAGAACAAATGCCTGCATTAAGCTGACCATACCTGTTTAACATACAGTAAAATCGCATACCCACTGTCCTTTTCCGGCCGGGGAGGATAGTTATTCATGGGTTCTAATCAATACGAGCTATGTGTATGCTGCACAGAGATGGAACTTCCTGTGCCTGCTCATTCCAGATTTTTAACAAGAATTATTACGTTATGGAAAATTTAAGAAAGCGGAAAAGAGCCTTCTCCAGCCTGCGGCGCCTCTTTGGGGTTATTTTCTGCCTCCTCTACCTCCCCGTTCTGGGCGCCACGGGAAACAATTATGAGACCATCACCATTACCGGAACTGTTACTTCATCTGATGGCAATGCCCTTCCCGGCGTGGTCGTGCAGCTGAAAGGAAGCGGTACCAATGCCATTACCGGCAAGGATGGTCATTTCTCCATTAAGGCCGATAAAGATGCTGTACTCGTCTTTACTCATCCTGAATATGCCAGGCGGGAAGAATCGCTCACAGGCCGCACTAAATTATCCGTGGTGTTGAACAGCGGCACGGGCAATAACAAAGACAGTGTTTATATCAACACGCTCTACAATAACCGCCAGCTGAAGCACAACGTAACAGGTGCCTATTCACAGATCTATGGGCAACCTATAGAAAACAACCCGGTGATCAATAACGACAACAGGATGCAAGGCCTGCTTCCGGGCCTTTTTGTGATGCAGAACAATGGGGAGCCCGGGGATGAAGGCGCCTCCCAGCTGGTTCGTGGTAAACGTACCTTCAGGAGTAATTCCCCGATTGTACTGGTGGATGGATATGAAAGGAGCATGGACTTCCTGGATCCCAATGAAATAGCCACCATCACTGTTTTAAAAGATGCGGCGGCTACTGCACAGTATGGATTACGTGGCGGCAATGGCATTATACTCGTTACTACTAAACGCGGGGAGGAAGGCAAGATCAAAGTGTCCCTCAACGCCCGGGCCGGTATCAAAGCCCCTACCACAGAACCAAAATTCCTCAACTCCTTCCAGTATGCTACGCTTTATAATGAAGCGCTGACCAACGACGGAGCTGCCCCAAAATATAACGCGGCAGACCTTGCCAAATATGAGAAAGCTTCCCAGGGGATCTATGAAAATGAGATGGACCGCTATCTCTATCCTAATATCAACTGGTATGATCAATACATGAATCCAACCACTGTACAGCAACGCTACAGTTTAAATATACAAGGCGGTTCCAGGGTGGCGAAATACTTTATCTCTGCCGGGTATACGGATAACTCCGGTTCCTATAAAGTGGATAAGAACGCCAACACTTACAACACCAATGCGGATTTCAACATGATCACGCTGCGCTCCAATGTGGATATTACCGTAAACAAACGGTTCACGCTCACATTAGATATTGCCGGAAGACAGGAACAACGTACCTATCCCGGCTCAAGAACAGATGCAGCACTGCGTGTATTCCGCGCCTTATACAAAACACCACCCAACGCTTTCCCCGTATTTACACCCGGCGGCCAGTTGGGAGGTACCAAAGACTTTAAAGACAATCCATACGGCTTGCTGAATAAACAGGGTTATTCCCTTTATTATGTGCGCAGCATGTTTGCCACCTTAAGAGCAAAACATGATCTCGATTTTATCACACCCGGCCTTTCCCTGAGAGCCAATGTGGCGTTCGACAGCTGGTACGATCAGAACACCAACCGCAGCAAAAGCTTCAAAGTATACGATCTGCGCCAGCCTAACGGCACAGTGGAATACCTGCCCAATGGCAATATCAAGTATGTTGAAACCGGTTCTGATACACAAATGTCATCCGGCGTAGAATACCCTACCACACAGCGCGTCTTTAATACAGATGCCTCGCTGAACTACGACAGGGAATTCGGACGTCATGCCATTTCTGCTTATGTAGCCATGGCGCAGCGGATCTTGTCGGATGAAAACGATGGGAACGTTCCCAGGGCATATCTTGGTGCAAACGGAAAAGTATCCTATAGTTATAATAAACGTTACCTGGCGGAATTCAATTTCGGTTACCAGGGTTCAGAGCAGTTACTGGCTTCCAATAAATTCGGGTTCTTCCCCGCTGCTTCATTGGGCTGGGTATTGTCCGAAGAAAATTTCCTGAAGGATAACAAGTGGGTGAATTTCCTGAAGCTCAGGGGATCCTACGGTATTACCGGTAATGACGACCTGGGCGGATATTTCCTCTGGTATCAGAAATATGCATCTTCCGGTGGTGTGAACTTTGGTTATACTTCCATCTCCTATCCGGGTTGGAATGAAAACGCATTTGCGCTGAATAATGTTACCTGGGAAAAAGTAAAGAAAACAAACATAGGAATAGACGCGGTGCTGGTAAAGAATAAAGTGAACCTTTCCTTCGATTATTTCCATGAGCGTAACCAGGATATCATGATCCAGCCTGCGCTGCCAAATATCATGGGTATCCGCTTCCCTGACTTCCCTATCGGTATCATTGAGAATAAAGGTTTTGAAGCTTCCCTGGGGTATACAGACAGGATAGGTGACCTGGAATTCTCCATCAATGGTATGCTCTCCAAAGCAAATAATAAAGTAATAGACAGAGGAGAAGAAAAACAACGTTTTGCTTACCAGGCCCGTACCGGCCGGCCACTGGATGCCATCTTCGGACTACAGGCATTAGGCCTGTTCCGCGATCAGGCAGAGATCAATGCAAGCCCTACACAAACTTTCGGCGTTGTAAAACCGGGAGATATAAAATATAAAGACCAGAATGGCGATAACCAGATAGATGCTTACGATGAAGTATACCTTGGCCAGGGCAATATGCCAGATCTCCAATATGGCGCAGGCCTGGGATTAAAATACAAGGGTTTTGACATGAATGTGCTGTTCACAGGGCAACAAGGCACACAGCAAAACATGACAGGGGAAGCCATCTGGGAATTCCATGATAATGGCACCGTACGGGAGCATCACCTGGGAAGATACAATCCCGGAGACGCTGCCAGCTGGGAAAATGCCACCTATCCACGTTTATCGCTTTCCAATAAAGCCAATAACCAGCGTACCTCCACTTACTGGTTAACCAATGGGGCAATGGTAAGGCTGAAATCTATGGAACTGGGTTATACCCTGCCAGCAGGCCTCACCTCCAGGATAAAGATCGAAAAGATCCGCTTCTATGTGAACGGTTATAACCTGCTCACCTGGCAATCTACTGATCTGATGGATACAGAAGCGCGTTCAAGCCATTATGTGGTGTACCCGATCCAGCGCATTATCAATGGCGGCTTAAACGTAACATTCTAAACTTATTATCATGAAGAAGTCTACTTTAATATTCACGATAGCTGCGATGTCAGCAGGGGCGATATTCAGTTGCAAACGCCCTTTGTATGTAGTGCCGGTGGAATTTAAATCGGCGGAAGATATCTTCTCCGATTCTGCACGCGCCGAGTACTTTATAAACAATGCCTATACAGATATGCCGGCAGAAGTATCCAACAGCTACAACTGGCTGGATGGTAACGCCATGCTGGCATCTGCTTCAGATGAAGCCATGCATATCTCTACCAATAAAACCACACCCTCTGCCGCACAACGCATGAGTGCCGGTAACTGGAACCCTTCCAATATGCGGTATTACCGTGCAAGTGATGGAGCCGGAGAAATAGGCTCCTGGCTGAAATGGGGTGGCTATCATGGCAACCGGAAAGCCAATACTGTTTTAAAGAATGTACACCTGCTTCCTACCACTACAAGTCAGCGGTTCAGGAACAGGATCAAAGGAGAAGCCCTTGTTATCCGGGCATTACATCATTGGTTCATGTTCCAGAAATGGGGTGGTATCCCAATTGTAGACAAATCCTTTGAAGCATCTGATGATGTGCTCGTACCAAGGAGTTCCGTAAAGTCTGTGATCGACTTCATCGTCAATTCCTGCGATGAAGCTATTGCCCTCCTTCCCAATGATCCATATACAGAACCCAGTGAAGTAGGCCGTATAGACCGCGGCACCTGTATGGCGCTGAAAGCAAAAGCATTACTGTATGCTGCCAGCCCATTGTATAACCGTGCGGGTAACGACAGCCTCACTTCTTATGGAAATGTAGATATCACCCGCTGGGAACTTGCCGCTAAAGCAGCACAGGATGCAGTTGACCTCAACTGGTACCAGCTGTACAAACCTACTGCCAATGGCCAGCAGAACTATGCAACATTATTCACTGCATGGGGAGCAGGTACCGGTAACAGGGAGCTTATCTTTGCCCGTTTAAGAACACCGAACAGGGATACAGAAAACGACAACTTCCCCGCCGGGTTCACCAATGCAAAAGGTGGCACCTGTCCATCGCAGGACCTGGTGGATGCCTATGAAATGGATAACGGCACCATTTTCAGCTGGGCCAATACCACACAGGCAAAAGACCCATACCTGAAAAGAGACCCGCGTTTCTATGCCAGCATTATCTACAACGGCGCCAAGTATGCCAAGTTTGCCAACA includes the following:
- a CDS encoding RHS repeat-associated core domain-containing protein; protein product: MKRIHPGRPKALLFYVCMLWSCIVQAQSHPDAIYPIPPNPAYTLLHHDINLFTGDVNNTFDLIGITGNNLSFNLTALYNSRSAGLNNTNPAGYVNNALGGNGWKLMDYPKIAKDASGIYMLDGYAVYPLISTGTNTYTPGGKYYLWQVSLINNSSWDIATAEGLHYIFNTRSVPLPNANVWNITTIKDAVWGDSLNLNYSGTGNLNSVNNTSGDTLLLNYNGILQSVTHRKNGNLIANIGLTYQQVNNHPNLSAIKHYHQVYGQHADQMAGGYNFTYWPATGNNYANAMATFTDQAGAVTTYSYIPNAGGNSYRTVQLAVNDGYSNNSGDTADLNTYTAIVYDTTNVITDLSGIYHYYNIVNTYPGSRYGMPYNYGSVTYGFLNGLPAQSLKQLPGGYSIGSVHSPALQGCQYLYLVNSDTSNITTTLHYWSGNTFPQLDKFYNQLHGVGKWISYTYGTPYNLIVQMATSRRTPEPLSPAVNTDSVVTAIQYAFQQYPALTAPNIHLLSATAGEIESVQEDLQGAFKITACKCTQWTQWSQQGLPGSSGNWGPWKRVSMRDSLATVEDCPTVTASSAQWVVNTTYNSRNQAGMATDSSDATGDRNAAIYAVSPNAGRLVAQFTNASVNNQEAAYMGFESYENTSGWYTAQGTVTNAYSHTGRACYMPGAGGLPLNRFTPARQNQVYRYGFWYRMDTLTAYMQYQYFDSQNNRYETKAYPLLPTNGKWTWFSCVMDFPAEQILHPNVIFQVDTYIYTNDPPSNLAVDDISFMPVNSTFDASVYETHRGFTTASLGMNGQATFYVRDRYNKTIAEIGPGSGDQISQVTIPYNSREGSLHTTGKDTFDPIFPNMSLNLNAHKGGTWDPFANPNSKVFPASGMVNMQVINNWLTTTGSPASATFAGNINQENIALYTEIFPDSLTGNSETGFAFQLDSLAAGKDSIISTSTLKFVLTPGLAKLYHGNMICKTQPLMHVPHYNTMMVTISNGNFLIAYLNGRYIFECYFPNGRIKAPAQLIAANVHVNFDNFLFLNDVQATQQTFDALMRPRQQLIRRSVNELQVKEILYGGPLNLPVVETRAGIIGGKNADSLGLSYKPNFASGFNYDSMTLSKKSVLGAAAGYENPFSSSVAYSKDPLMQITGIGSGGNFTAGKKDDHYLQFTYSNAQGNIFNYTPSDLISITRVSSDSTTTITYLNKEEVTFAEARIKGSDTLKTQYEYDRNMRLVATYQPNYYNSSLAGNSNFIRTQAYDYTGNRISETSSDAGTSQYIYDLSGRLRFRIDSAGIAANPDTIIYTKYDQQNRVTEEGFLQQNWNRSTLQAIADTSNAYPSAGNYSWRKRYTYDAYTGDSIYQGKLTGVAVNWNADAIPDIYETYWYDRYGQVTGKGLKVLDFDTTTRIVQYTYDQQGRTTGVQFPGTGYPGLVYTYNGTGNLTAIGIPGDTSYYATYDYGYATTERLNKGTFMRTYNYTENGWINSINDQLFNEKLTYTYKNTKDGPQYYDGKIQALSDYYKSTNQAIQASYSYDNNGRLAVANLGANNPWSMGIKTPLSYDNNGNILSLQTGTTNALQFQYQAGTNKVNTVQGFNQNYTYNGNGSITSAPYGVNSIQYDPLSGLTLSMKNRSGNTLSFEYDGKDQRVLKTVQYGNDSTQQRLYVHGLNDYPLYEVTKNTTTFYIYGPKGMVAMQQGAKRYFVIRDYLNSTRLLIDTNNVTKATFNYNSYGTISYSAVDTALVKMPVDYLYTGQEYDAESGLYNYRARLYDPGSGRFFSTDPAQQYPSPYVYAGNNPISYTDPTGAWSFWGVVAVVAAVVMVAAIVVVAVVAAPALVAGTAIAASSVAVIKGAIFVGLAAGAVLYMSNAANLPDSPQISVNNNTNTTTPIAPTPVVPPIDATGDGITAPLNVTQKDFGVTSRPIAGRYSIVNLTKATPFVPDNSSNSTVGCPKDGAAPYAVFPYRPIIAASGQTPVNPPWTDLYDYTLYINSNFFDIGDDLHPYIASCTNILGLSVSNNNAISNWQTYPAWVSGSLSYYLDALVIYKDGAPAANGKKAEMVRYKDLTPDFITQNVAFAVGGMYYIRNGEDTSKVFGDIVSRTSPKGRTAVGIDDSGTHLLVLEVDSKLPGTSEGVTFADMVNFFTSRGYNNVMNLDGDGSSAFYYKKNANIISSLPMDTYGGTIRLHRPIPNFLGFK
- a CDS encoding DUF4430 domain-containing protein, whose translation is MANTISLAVQGGATINNIPWTSGMNVQQAMEAAYNTFVNPPMLPRLSYWVEYFGASLGYFVSMMDGTTRMGNKYWMLYVNNVLATGGIDATILNDGDAVSFKYQAYSPELHGHTLMAQVHALKTK